The nucleotide window AGAAGGAATTTTTTAGGAAGCTGTGCCGGAGGATTGGCAGCTACCGCGGCAGCGCCATCACTTATTAAGGGGGGAACTGCGCAGGATAAACCCAATATTATCTACATTCTCTGCGATGATCTGGGATATGGTGATCTTGCCTGCTACGGCCATCCTGAAATCAAGACCCCGCATCTCAATAATTTAGTCACCGAAGGGGTGAAGCTTACCGAAAACTATGCCGCGGCACCGGTTTGTTCACCTGCCCGGGCCGGTTTTCTGACCGGACGGACCCCCAACCGCAGTGGAATCTACGATCATCTGGGGAGTACTTATTTTCGTGCCGCCGGAATCGACTATCCTCATCTGAGTCCAAAAGAGATTACAATTGCCGAATTGCTCAAGGAAGTAGGATACACGACAAGCATTGTCGGCAAGTGGCATCTTGATGATCATTTCGATGATCTCAATGGAGAAAGCATGCCCGATATTCAGGGATTTGATTACTATATGGCAACAAAAAACAATGCCAAGGATTCCCATGCCAATCCTCACAATTTTGTTCGAAACGGGGTGCCGCTCGACAGGATCGACGGGTATTCAAACGACATAATTGTTGATGAGTGTATTGACTGGATGAGTAACACGCGAGATAATGCAAAGCCCTTTTTTCTTTTCTGCAGTTTTCATTCTCCTCACGAACCGGTTGCCACTCCTGATGAGTATAAGAATATGTACAGTACCGGAGAAGAAAACAAGGATATTTATTACGGGAATGTGACCCATCTGGATGCAGCGGTTGGACGACTGCTGGAGTATCTTGACAATAATAATCTTCGCGACAATACGTTCGTGATGTTTACCAGTGACAACGGCCCCGAAACCCTGCTTCGCTACGGCAACGGCGCGGCCCGTTCCTATGGTACTTCGGGCGACTTTTCATGCCAGAAGCTCTCGCTTTATGAGGGCGGTATCCGGGTCCCCGGTATTGCGCGGTGGCCCGGAGTGATCGATCCCGGAACCGAATCGAGCGAGCCGATCTGCGGGATCGATATGCTGCCCACATTCTGCGCCATGACCGGCGCCCAGGTGCCGGGGGACCGATGGATCGACGGTTCCAATGCCCTCGCCGCGTTTCATAACCGTCAGGTCACCAGGCATCAGCCGCTGTTCTGGAAGTATTACAGGGGCGAAAGTTGTGATGATCATCCCGAAGATCAAGACGGCAACAAACCGAAAATCGTCCTTCGTGACGGTGACTGGAAACTGTGTGTCAATAATGATTATCGCCATACAAAACTCTATAATCTTGCAAATGATCCCAATGAAACCACCAATCTGGTCGATCAGGAGCAACAACGGGTCACCGAAATGATGACCATTCTCCAGGAAATTTCCGAGGATGTGAAAACCGAGGGGGAAAATGGTGAACCGATTATCAGGACCGTTTCATCTTTGCGCAGCGGCGCTCCACGATTTGCGATCAAAAATGTAAATTCAATCGAAATTTTTTCCATGACCGGAAAACGAATGGCCCATTTTACCACAAAAGAGCAGGAAATCAATCTTAAAGCGTACAATTTGCCGCGCGGTCTTTATACTCTGCGAATCAACCACCGCCATAACCAGGTTGTCAGCTCTCTGGCAAACGTACGTATCAAATAAAAAATCTCTTTTTTGCTGAACACCCTTATCCTGCTTCTTCCGGATCTCCCAGATTCGGAAGGGCGGATGAGGGGATAATCCTTCTGTCTGAACCCCTGCCTGGAGGTTCAAAAATCTTAGATTGACTTAATATTTACAATTTGTTACAAGGTGCAATAGGGTGTAACGGCTTGTGATTTAATTTAAATATTATAGGTAGAGAAATTTACCATAATTGTATATATTTTTCTAATTACTCTTGTTATTCCATACCGGGCGTTGTTCAGTACAGGGAGCTACAATCACTGTTTGATTTTACTAAAACGGTTAATTCACAAGTTTCAATATAAAGAAAGTGTTGCTTTTAAATCACATATTCCACATTAAGGGGGGCTTCATGAAAAGATTCGGTTCACTTTTAGTTTCTGCGACAGCGTTATGCTTGTTGGCGGGTAGTGCAATTGCTCAGGATATTGCATGGATCGAAACAAACAATGGTACAGGGGTTATTCTGGGTGTTTATGCAGAACCTTCACCCGACAACAATGCCGATGACAATGGGTATACAGAATATGAACCGGCTTCTTATTCAACCATCAATCTATTAACAATCTGGTAACCTTGAAAGTGATCGTTCCCACTCAGGGAGGACGGGATGGAGACGATTACTATCTGGAAGAATCGGTATTGTGGGTTTGTTTTGCTCAATATTATAAAGACACTCCACTCTATTTTTGTATCGACGCCCGGCCCGGTTCCACAGCCCTGAAT belongs to Chitinivibrionales bacterium and includes:
- a CDS encoding sulfatase-like hydrolase/transferase: MAATAAAPSLIKGGTAQDKPNIIYILCDDLGYGDLACYGHPEIKTPHLNNLVTEGVKLTENYAAAPVCSPARAGFLTGRTPNRSGIYDHLGSTYFRAAGIDYPHLSPKEITIAELLKEVGYTTSIVGKWHLDDHFDDLNGESMPDIQGFDYYMATKNNAKDSHANPHNFVRNGVPLDRIDGYSNDIIVDECIDWMSNTRDNAKPFFLFCSFHSPHEPVATPDEYKNMYSTGEENKDIYYGNVTHLDAAVGRLLEYLDNNNLRDNTFVMFTSDNGPETLLRYGNGAARSYGTSGDFSCQKLSLYEGGIRVPGIARWPGVIDPGTESSEPICGIDMLPTFCAMTGAQVPGDRWIDGSNALAAFHNRQVTRHQPLFWKYYRGESCDDHPEDQDGNKPKIVLRDGDWKLCVNNDYRHTKLYNLANDPNETTNLVDQEQQRVTEMMTILQEISEDVKTEGENGEPIIRTVSSLRSGAPRFAIKNVNSIEIFSMTGKRMAHFTTKEQEINLKAYNLPRGLYTLRINHRHNQVVSSLANVRIK